Proteins from a single region of Bacteroidota bacterium:
- a CDS encoding DUF3276 family protein translates to MDDNSRNKQDEVFSIRVRAGKKRTYFFDVKTTKNDDYYLTITESKRDFKNPNYYIKHKIFLYKEDFNKFLKALNDSVDHVKNELLPDFEYDMYDRDEDLQVNDEEEKKND, encoded by the coding sequence ATGGATGATAATAGTAGAAACAAGCAAGATGAAGTATTTTCGATTCGTGTACGTGCCGGGAAAAAAAGAACATATTTTTTCGATGTAAAAACAACAAAAAATGATGATTATTACCTTACTATAACTGAAAGTAAGCGTGATTTTAAAAATCCTAATTATTACATCAAACACAAAATATTTCTTTACAAAGAAGACTTTAACAAATTTTTAAAAGCTTTAAACGATTCAGTTGATCATGTAAAAAATGAACTGTTGCCTGATTTTGAATACGATATGTATGACAGAGATGAGGACTTGCAAGTAAATGATGAGGAAGAAAAAAAGAATGACTAA